The Stappia sp. 28M-7 genome has a window encoding:
- a CDS encoding CopG family transcriptional regulator, whose translation MARRLSRKAFRTTVILTESQHKRILEIAEANDASIAWVLRQALDRYLETEGKPARGSDAKTCPSSGSDV comes from the coding sequence ATGGCACGGCGGTTAAGCAGGAAGGCATTTCGGACGACGGTCATCCTGACCGAATCGCAGCACAAGCGAATTCTGGAAATCGCTGAGGCAAACGACGCGTCGATCGCATGGGTGCTGCGCCAGGCTCTCGACCGTTATTTGGAGACCGAGGGCAAGCCAGCTCGAGGTTCGGACGCGAAGACCTGCCCATCTTCCGGCAGCGATGTGTAA
- a CDS encoding SIR2 family protein produces the protein MTEQSKYQLLSPVSAGESEDLLAGKPSEDALRRIQALLADWLRMENVIVLTAAGCSVGAGGRLMAGPRTNNLECLVLDAVEKCELPPKAASIMRHRKATWPTEENGGPLGFEDWLSYLFNASGLTNPDSSPVDAVVWKGDVPEGEEPPLMLADGDLAELRKLVEKAIFAECALQIDRGELSGTSDGQSSGHIPFLAKLIARDTNLGRTHLFTLNYDTLFEQAMEELGVQYFDGFSGRASSRFDPAVYGLDIYYPGDVSEGRVRRFDKFLQYYKLHGSLHWYVGDDGMYRARHRDLSFASDYRKLPAEEKAAKLQSEGFSTINSFGILPTSQKFTQTLDMPYAHLFRLFHARLNQPQTFFLVVGYGFGDDHVTRIIETALMNPSLVMLVVEPNPQSAIVERVRRYQSLGQRAFVLTERLGAGEKCSYKIATFADFAQNIMPDVKWLDDYRRLRSFEEQIRKTEDRKPDAPESAT, from the coding sequence ATGACCGAGCAATCTAAATACCAGCTTCTCTCCCCTGTGTCCGCCGGGGAAAGCGAAGACTTGCTGGCTGGGAAGCCTTCGGAAGACGCGCTGCGACGTATTCAGGCGCTCCTCGCTGACTGGCTTCGGATGGAGAACGTCATTGTCTTGACGGCCGCCGGGTGCTCGGTCGGCGCCGGTGGTCGATTGATGGCTGGCCCCAGGACAAACAATCTCGAATGCCTTGTTCTCGATGCGGTCGAGAAATGCGAGCTTCCTCCGAAGGCGGCCTCCATCATGCGCCATAGGAAGGCAACTTGGCCGACAGAAGAGAATGGTGGGCCCCTTGGGTTTGAAGACTGGCTCAGCTACCTGTTCAATGCGTCGGGCCTGACGAACCCGGACAGCTCGCCGGTCGACGCGGTGGTCTGGAAAGGTGACGTGCCAGAGGGCGAGGAGCCTCCTCTGATGCTCGCCGACGGTGATTTAGCCGAACTGCGTAAACTGGTTGAGAAGGCCATCTTCGCTGAATGTGCCCTCCAGATTGATCGTGGTGAACTCTCGGGTACGAGCGACGGTCAGTCATCGGGCCATATTCCCTTTCTCGCGAAGCTGATTGCCCGCGACACGAACCTCGGGCGGACCCATCTCTTCACACTCAACTACGACACGCTGTTTGAGCAGGCGATGGAAGAACTGGGCGTCCAGTATTTTGACGGATTTTCTGGCAGAGCCAGCTCTCGCTTTGATCCAGCCGTGTATGGGCTTGATATCTATTACCCTGGCGACGTCTCCGAGGGGCGGGTGCGCCGCTTCGACAAATTCCTGCAATACTACAAGCTTCACGGTTCCCTGCATTGGTATGTCGGCGATGACGGGATGTATCGCGCCCGTCACCGCGACCTTTCGTTTGCCAGCGACTACAGGAAGCTCCCTGCTGAAGAGAAGGCGGCGAAGCTACAGTCCGAAGGATTCTCCACGATTAACTCCTTCGGCATCCTGCCAACCTCGCAGAAGTTCACTCAGACGTTGGACATGCCCTATGCGCATCTGTTCCGGCTCTTTCATGCGCGCCTGAACCAACCGCAGACGTTCTTCCTCGTTGTCGGATACGGTTTTGGTGACGACCACGTGACACGGATCATCGAGACGGCCTTGATGAATCCGTCTCTAGTCATGCTGGTTGTGGAGCCCAATCCACAAAGCGCGATCGTGGAAAGAGTCCGCCGCTATCAGAGCCTGGGTCAGAGGGCGTTTGTCCTGACTGAGCGACTCGGTGCGGGCGAAAAATGCTCATACAAGATCGCCACGTTCGCTGATTTCGCGCAGAACATCATGCCGGATGTAAAGTGGCTCGATGACTATAGGCGCCTTCGGTCTTTTGAAGAGCAGATTAGGAAGACAGAAGACAGGAAGCCGGATGCCCCGGAGAGCGCCACCTGA
- a CDS encoding ATP-binding protein: MEQPRIIGHVVAVSGFRLKVELSPDAKSSSRATPDGVQRAVAINSFLTFDLGAGTHAIGLLSDLEARESYDPTRDEELSLELTKPRRIASVQLLGTVKQTGKSGWKFDPGITVLPTLDTPAEVANPDVLSGIFAHPPERNKPRDWSEGDYDFPLEIGHQTGDENTRVKGSFNDLFARPLAVVGNTGSGKSYTVASLIRGIIEHEKFAVASKAEPHVFILDINGEYASAFLDKSQASYARDPNKIYLSGQEFCLPAWLMNGEEVCDWLQASEATQEPVLKDWWSIAKANRGGAASYDPLQVAIGKIDSALAWLDDPRQPANGTFDVYISHAQQYVPDIDWNTFNGIPNWTPDATNQWRKVANEKAVRDRLSEIRSTLLEKISARQNEGVNFAKTADAPRFIAVREFRDPNLVDRSTDQEGSKRIDQYLLTLKLRLRTRLDDRRWQSFFSYEEQGIQSYEDWMQKLGVGQKSGSRVSVLDFSMLSSEVLPFACALLGRLLLETREMLRPDVRSRYPWVLVLEEAHNYARPPGRVEDRGQSLSRRAFERVAKEGRKFGLSLIVASQRPSEISPTIISQCANFFSHRLQNPDDIDHFRRIIPKQAQRLLDQVTVLAAGEAIVFGSSVHVPVRVQIKLPTQEPWSATAAPFVDWSGEEAFPLADVIENWGLTKEVPEAVTASPAEHAEAASSADDLDDEIPF; this comes from the coding sequence ATGGAACAGCCGCGCATCATAGGGCATGTGGTCGCTGTCAGCGGCTTCAGGCTGAAAGTGGAACTTTCCCCTGACGCGAAGTCATCGTCTCGGGCCACGCCGGATGGGGTGCAGCGCGCAGTTGCCATTAACTCCTTCCTGACCTTTGACCTGGGAGCCGGCACACATGCAATCGGGCTGCTCAGCGATCTTGAAGCTCGGGAGAGCTACGACCCGACCCGTGACGAAGAGCTTTCTCTGGAACTGACGAAGCCACGGCGGATCGCGTCAGTGCAATTGCTTGGAACGGTGAAGCAGACCGGCAAATCCGGATGGAAATTTGATCCAGGCATAACGGTCCTGCCGACCCTTGATACGCCGGCTGAGGTAGCAAATCCCGACGTTCTGTCAGGTATCTTCGCCCATCCGCCCGAGCGGAACAAACCACGCGATTGGTCAGAGGGGGATTACGACTTCCCACTGGAAATCGGCCATCAAACGGGTGACGAAAATACGCGGGTGAAAGGGTCCTTCAATGACCTCTTCGCCCGGCCGCTCGCAGTTGTAGGCAACACCGGGTCTGGAAAATCATACACGGTCGCGAGCCTAATCCGAGGCATCATAGAGCATGAGAAGTTCGCCGTCGCCTCCAAGGCAGAACCTCATGTCTTCATCCTGGATATCAACGGCGAGTATGCAAGCGCCTTTCTTGATAAGTCACAGGCGTCCTATGCGCGGGATCCAAATAAGATTTACCTGAGTGGGCAGGAATTCTGCCTGCCTGCGTGGCTCATGAATGGGGAGGAGGTTTGCGACTGGCTTCAGGCGTCCGAAGCAACACAGGAGCCCGTTCTCAAGGACTGGTGGTCGATCGCTAAAGCCAATCGAGGCGGCGCGGCTTCCTACGATCCCTTGCAAGTCGCCATAGGAAAGATTGATTCTGCATTGGCTTGGCTTGATGACCCGCGACAGCCGGCCAACGGCACCTTCGACGTGTATATCAGTCACGCCCAGCAATATGTGCCTGATATAGACTGGAATACCTTCAATGGGATTCCGAACTGGACGCCCGATGCGACAAATCAGTGGCGAAAGGTCGCGAACGAAAAGGCGGTTAGGGATCGGCTCAGTGAAATCCGATCAACGTTGCTGGAGAAGATTTCGGCGCGGCAGAATGAGGGCGTGAACTTTGCCAAGACCGCCGACGCGCCGCGGTTCATCGCTGTGCGCGAGTTTCGCGATCCCAATTTGGTCGATAGATCCACCGACCAGGAAGGCAGCAAACGGATTGATCAGTATCTCCTTACGTTGAAACTGCGGCTTCGGACACGCCTCGATGACAGACGCTGGCAGTCGTTTTTCAGCTATGAGGAACAGGGTATCCAGAGCTACGAGGACTGGATGCAAAAGCTCGGGGTCGGACAAAAGTCCGGTTCAAGGGTTTCCGTCCTCGACTTCTCCATGCTGTCTTCGGAGGTTCTGCCCTTCGCATGCGCGCTCCTTGGAAGGCTTCTCCTTGAAACACGGGAAATGCTGCGTCCCGACGTACGCAGTCGATACCCCTGGGTGCTGGTTTTGGAGGAAGCCCACAACTACGCAAGACCGCCAGGTCGCGTGGAGGACCGAGGACAAAGCCTGTCTAGGAGGGCGTTCGAGCGCGTCGCCAAGGAGGGGCGTAAATTTGGGCTGTCACTCATTGTTGCCAGCCAGCGCCCCAGCGAGATAAGCCCGACCATCATTAGCCAGTGCGCCAATTTCTTCTCGCACCGGCTTCAGAACCCAGATGATATTGATCATTTCCGGCGCATCATCCCCAAGCAGGCCCAGCGGCTACTTGATCAGGTAACTGTGCTTGCAGCGGGGGAAGCTATTGTGTTTGGCAGTTCCGTGCACGTTCCTGTACGGGTTCAAATCAAGCTGCCGACCCAAGAGCCATGGAGCGCGACCGCCGCACCCTTTGTAGACTGGAGCGGGGAAGAGGCGTTTCCGCTTGCGGATGTCATCGAGAACTGGGGTCTGACCAAAGAAGTTCCCGAAGCCGTAACGGCATCACCCGCTGAA